In Sulfitobacter guttiformis, the genomic stretch GCGTCAATCAACGGGCCTGCCAGATGCACGTGATCGGTACTTTTCAAATATTCCACATGCGCGGAACGGTTTTCCAATCGCACTTCCAGCGCGCCGGTTTTGTCATGGGCTATCAGGCATACAAGCATGTTATTCTTCTTTCAAAGGTCTGGTTAGGAGGCTGTGAACAGCCGCCTTCACATCTAACGATTTATCAAGTAGTCCGGCAACGGCCATCGTGATTGGCATATCAAGGCCAGCCTGTCTTGCGACTTGGGCCACCGCCTGCGCAGTCGCCGCGCCTTCGACTGTTGTACCGGCATCAAACACCTCTCCCCGTCCGAGGCTGAGCCCAAGGCGATAATTCCGCGATCCTTCAGAGGTGCAGGTTAGGGTGAGATCACCAAAGCCGGATAAGCCTGCAAGGGTGTCCGGATCCGCGCCACGATAGGCCGCCATCCGCTGCATTTCGGCGTAGCCGCGGGTCATCAATGCGGCACGAGCGCTCTCCCCCATGCCCGCACCCATTGCCGTGCCACAGGCAATCGCGACTACGTTCTTGAGTGCGCCGCCCAGTTCGGCCCCAACAGTATCCTTGGTCCTGTACAGGCGAAGCGCGGGAGTTGTGAGTTGCGCCTGCAAAGCCTTTGCAACCACTTCATCCGCCACCGCAAGCGTAAGTGCAGTGGGCAATCCGCGCGCGATATCGACGGCAAAGCTGGGGCCGGTCAAAATAGCAGCGTGAGCATCGGGCACTTCTTGGGCAATTATCTGAACTGGTCCCGCACCGGTACTCAGTTCGATCCCCTTACAGCAGGCGATCAACGATTTCCCAGCCAACATATAGGCGTGGGTTTTGATAAATCCGCGCAACTGTTGCATGGGCAGCGCAAGCAGGATCGTCTGCGCGGCAAGAGCCTGCGCCAGATCGCCCGTCACAGTCAAAGCATCGGGAAAACGACAATTCGGTAGCCGCGTTTTATTTTCGCGGTTGATTTGCATATCTGCGGGGTCACGGGCCCAGAGGGTGACCGGCCTCTGTCCCGAAAGGGCAATTGCAAGGGCCGTGCCGAATGCCCCGCCGCCCAGAACGGAAATGCTCATGCTTTTGCCCCTTTTTTGCCGCTCCCTAGCATTGCGGGGGCGGTTTGATCCAACGGCCAACGTGGGCGCGCGGACAACGCCATTCCATCAGGGTTGCGGGTTCCCATCTGCTCAAGCGCGGCATACGCGATCATCGCGGCATTATCTGTGCACAATGCAAGCGGTGGTGCGATGAAGGCGGCGCCGAATTCTGCCGCAATGGATTGTATTGCGCTGCGTATTGCCATGTTTGAGGCGACGCCGCCTGCAACGCAAATCGCCGGGGTGCTGGTGAGGGGGGTATAAATCGCCATGGCGCGACGGGTTTTTTCGGACAGGACGTCAACCACCGCCGCCTGAAATCCTGCTGCAAGGTCGGCCTGATCCTGTGATTTCAGTTTTGCCTCCACTAACAGGCTGTCGCGTTGACGCAGCACAGCGGTTTTTAAACCTGAAAACGACATATCACATCCGGCACGGTCCAAAAGGGGTCGGGGCAGTTTGAACCTGCTTGCATCGCCGTTGAAAGCACATGCCTCGATTGCCGGCCCTCCCGGCTGGGGGAGTGCGATGAGGCGCGCTACCTTGTCAAAGGCCTCGCCAGGGGCATCATCAATGGTGCCACCAAGGCGCTTAAATTCATCCGGTCCCGACACGATCAGAAACTGGCAGTGCCCTCCCGACACCAAAAGCATCAGATAGGGAAAAGCCACACCATGGGTCAACCGTGGCGTGAGCGCATGACCGGCAAGGTGGTTGACGCCATAGAGCGGCAGATCCCGCGCGAGCGCGATCCCCTTGGCGCACATAACGCCAGAGACAACACCGCCAATTAGACCCGGTCCCGCAGTGACCGCAACGGCATCGATATCTTCCAATCCCACACCGGCCTTATCCAGCGCCTGAACTACGCAAAGATCAAGCTTTTCAGCATGCGCGCGCGCTGCAATTTCAGGTACAACACCGCCGAAGTTCGCGTGCAGAGCGGTTTGGCCCATCACCACCGACGACATTACATCGGCGCTGCCTGCATGTCCGCGCAGAACTGCCGCGGCCGTATCATCACAGCTACTCTCGATTCCGAGGATGGTAAGGGAGGACATAAGCAGGGTAGTTTCCATTGCAACGCGGGTCTGCTGCAGGTAACACTTAGCCGTCCGGCAAACAATCCTGAGAGCGTTACACCGTCCATGGCAGTGCCCACCCTTTTGCTGACGCGGCCAAGCGGGGGATCGCATGGATTTGCAGCCGCTCTTGATCCGTCCGCACTGGCGCGGGTGCGGTTGCTGGTGGCACCACTTATGGAAATTACCGGAACGTTGGCAGCACTTGCGCCCCATGACGTCCAGGCTGCCATATTCACCTCTGCAAATGGTGTGGACTATGCGCCTGATGGCCGGGGGCGTCCGGCATTTTGTGTGGGGACCGTTACAACAGCCGAAGCCAAGCGCCGTGGATGGGATGCACAGCTGTCTGGCAAAAATGCGCATGAGTTAATTGCACGGCTGCGCGAGATGCGGCCAGTGATGCCTTTGGTGCATCTGGGCGGCGCCCATACAATCGGGGATATTGCCGAAACCCTCACAGCCGAGGGGATCACCACGAGACATATCGCGATCTACCAACAAACCTTGCTACCTCTGGATCCTGAGGCCATGGAGGCGCTTAAAGCACCTTGTATTGTGCCGGTATTTTCACTGCGAAGCGCCGCGCAATTGTCTTCTCAGGCCCAAGGTTTGCTTGAACATGCCCACATAATCGCGCTCAGCGATTCTGTCGCGTGCCCTTTTCACAATGAAAAAACTGCACAATGCCTTATATTACAATCACCGCAGGCGATATATATGCGTAAAGCGGTGGAAAACCTGTGCTGGAACCTCAGCCTGCCTTGAGGGGGGGGAGGATGCGCGCTAGGCTTTATAAAAGTCCGAATTCTGCGGGCATGAATCGAAAAAGGTGTTTGTCGTGGCGTCATCCAAGAAAACCGGACCTTCCAGCAGAAAATCTGTGAAGAACAAGGCAGAAGAAACAAAAATCGAGGATGCGGTTATTGTTGAGGCGGAAGTCTCAAAGCAGGCGCCTCTGGATACAAAGCCGGACGTCACCGGGGACCCTGCCACGGAGGCTGAAGATGTTGAGGTCGTCGAGCCTTCAGAGACGCATACTGAAGACGAGAAAACAGACGAGACAAAGCCCGAAGATATTCTGGCCGAAGAGCCGGAAGCCACACCGCGGAATGAGCACGAGGCGGTTCATCCGGCACCAGTTGTGGCCCGTCCGCCCGAGCAAAAGAGCATTTTCCTGCCGCTAGTTTTAGGCGGCATCGTTGCCGGCGTTGTTGGCTTTATGGCGTCTGAATTCGATGCGTTTGGCAAGGATGATGCCGCAATCACAAATAAACTGCGCAGCGATCTGAGCAGCCAGCAAGAGCGGATTGCCGCGCTGGAGAGTGCCGAGCCCCCCACTACCTCGATGGCCAGCGTTGATCTGACACCCATCGAGACGCAACTTAGTGACATTGAAGGCCGCTTGCTTGCCCTTGAGGAGCGCCCAGCTGTCGCGCCTTCCCAAGTTGGTGATACGGGTGCAGCGGAGGTTTATGCCGCCGAGCTTGAAGCGCTCAAGCAAGCCGCCGAAACCCAGCGCGGCGAGATTGCAGCGTTGTTAAGTAACGCTAAAACGGTGGAGCAAGCCACAGCTGATGCCGCCAGAATAGCAAGTGGTCAGACGGCAATTGCCAGCATTTTGTCGGCTATTGATGCGGGTCAACCTTTCGCGGATGCCGTTGCGACACTGAGCGCACTCGATATTGGCGAAATCGATCCTGCGCTTACAGCCAATGCAGACAGCGGTGTTGCCACACTAAGCGCACTGCAAAGCGAATTTCCTGATCAGGCGCGCACAGCATTGGCGGCAGCGCGCGCCAGTGGTGGCGAAGAAGGACAGCAAGGGATTGGCAGTTTCCTCAAACGCTCGCTCGGGGCACGCTCTGTCGTTCCGCGCGAGGGGAATGATCCCGACGCGGTGCTATCCCGTGCTGAAGCTGCGATAAAAACCGGTGATCTGGCGGTTACCCTGACTGAACTCGATGCCCTGCCCGAAGAAGCACAAGCCGCGATTGAAGGCTGGCGTACAGCGGCTGACGCCCGCCTTGCAACGCGCACTGCGGCAGATGCTTTGGCAAAACGCCTAACGGCAGACTAAGGAAAACAATATGCTCTGGTCCTTGATTAAAATCATCTTTTTCTTCTGTGTTGTTGGCGCACTTGCTTGGGGTGCAGGCTATTTGCTTCAGGCTGACGGCGGTCTTCAAGTCCGCGCCTTCGGCCAGGAGTTGAACCCTGGTCCGTTGGAATCCGTCCTTCTCCTTGTCCTTTTAGTGTTTGCAGTTTGGATCATCCTCAAGGTGCTGGCATTGCTGGTCGCGGTCTGGAAATTCCTCAACGGGGACGAAACGGCGCTATCGCGGTATTTCGATCGCAACCGCGAGCGTAGGGGGTTTGACGCCCTCTCCGAAGGGATGATGGCGCTCGCCAGTGGCGAGGGGCGCGTCGCCATGGCAAAAGCGGCCAAGGCCGAGAAGTACCTCAATAAGCCGGAACTAACCAACCTGCTCACTGCGCAGGCCGCCGAAATGGCGGGCGACACGCGAAAAGCAGAAGAAGCATACCGCAAGCTTATCGAGAACGAGCAAACCCGTTTCGTAGGGGTGCGGGGCATTATGAAGCAAAAATTGGCGGCTGGTGACAACGAGACCGCGCTGCAATTGGCGGAAAAGGCATTCGCACTTAAGCCAAAGCATGAAGAGACCGGCGATCTGCTGCTGCGCCTTCAGGCGGAAAAAGAAGACTGGACCGGTGCACGGAAAACCCTCAACACCAAGCTGCGCAACGGGCAGTTGCCGCGTGATGTTCATAAACGTCGCGATGCTGTTCTTGCCCTCTCTGAAGCGAAAGTCATCATCGACGATTCAAGCTCAATCGAAGCGCGTGAAACAGCTATCGAAGCAAACCGTATGTCGCCTGATCTGATCCCTGCCGCCGTGATGGCTGCTCATGGTTACATAGCGCAGAACAAGCCACGGTATGCCACTCGTGTTCTGAAAAAGGCATGGGAGGCGCGGCCCCATCCAGATTTGGCTGCTGCCTTTGCAGCCATTGCGCCAGACGAGGCACCTCCCGCACGGATCAAGCGGTTTGCTGCTTTGACAAAAATTAATCCTACCCACCCTGAGACGCGCATGCTGCTATCCGAGTTGCACATCGCAAACGAGGATTTCCCTGAAGCGCGCCGCGCGCTTGGTGATCTGGTCGAGACAGATCCAGATGCACGTTCCGTGACGCTGATGGCGGTGATCGAGCGCGGCGAAGGGGCCTCCGATACTGTTGTAAAAGGATGGCTCGCGCGTGCGATTGCCGTGCCACGTGGACCACAGTGGATCTGCGATAACTGTCAGCACATCCATAATGAATGGAAGCCGATCTGCGAAAACTGCTCCAGCTTTGATACGCTCGAGTGGAAGCGCCCCCCATTGTCCGAAGTCGCTACACCGACAGGCGTGCAGATGCTGCCACTGATTGTTGGTGCGCTCGGGGATAGCTCGGGGGCGGACGGTGTCCCCCCTGTGGCCGAGGATGTGACAATAGAAGATGCTCAAATCATCGACGATGAGGTCGCACCAGAGGCTGGGAATGATCGGGATACCAGATAACTTCGCGGTTGTGTCGGCTCTGAAGCGAGCTTCAGATGTCTGATACCTTCTGTATTTATGTGCGTAACATGTCATGCGATGCCTGTGCCGCGCGTGCTCAAAAAGCACTGGATGACGTCGAGGGCGTCGAGGGGGCATCCGTCACATTTACCGATAAGACAGCCTGGTTTTCTGTAAATTCTGCTAAGGCGCTCAAGGATGCCTTTGCTGCGCTTGAGAAGGCCGGATATCCGGGTGATTTGAAAGAAGACGAAGCAGCAAGCGCACGGCGCGATGCGAAGGAGAACGATGCCACCTCGCTGCGCCGTGCGACACTTATTGCCACCGTACTTTCGCTTCCCGTGATTGTCATTGAGACTGGAAGCTATTTTTTTCCTGCAATGAAGGCTGCGATCGACAACGGTATCGGAATCGAAACATCGTGGCAGCTGCAATCTGTGCTCTCAGCGATTGTATTAATGGGTCCGGGCCTGCGTTTTTTCCGCCGTGGTATCACGGCCCTACTAATGCTTGCGCCTGATGTGAATACGCTTATAGCGCTGGCAGCCGGCGGTGCTTATCTCTATTCCGCTGCCGTCTTGGCTGCGCCTGACTTGTTTCCAGATCAATTGCGTGCGGTTTATTTTGGAACAGCCTGTGCTGTTATCGTGCTCACGCTGGCAAGGCGCTGGCTGAGGGCGCGGTCAAAATCCCGCGCTGAAGCTGCGGTCGGCAATTAGTCCTGTCGGGCTCTTACCATGATTGTAGCGCGGCAAGAGGTTAACCTAATCGGGGGACATGCCTGCTGCTGCGCAATGATAATCAGCACTGCTCCATTCGGACGTATGTACGCTGCGTAGCTAAAGGCAGGAATCACCGAAGGTGGATATCGCTGACAGCCTAGTTAGGGTTGGGAAAAGGTTAAAAGCAGCTGCATATTACAGCTCTTTTATGGCGCGACCTGACGAAAGTGACGGTAGCTCTGTTTCGGGGAATGGCTTGTTGTGACGCTGATTTAGCGCTTTCCAGTGTGTTATCCCTTCAGGATCAAATCAGCGGGGCCGTTCCATAGTTTTGCGACTTCACCTAATGTAAAGCCGTGACTGAGATGCGGTTGTGAAATCAATGTTCATCCATGTCCTTTCTGGCGACGATGCCGCTGGTATCTAGCTTCCGCAGCGTCCTCAATTCACCAAATTATTATCGATTTTCGAAACAATAGCCATCGCTGTGACAGCAGCGTAGCGCATGTGCAGTGCTCCTTTTTGGGGATATGACGCCGCTCAGGCGCCCGCCGATACACCCGCGACGGTAAGAATTTGGCAACCAAAACTCAACGATTTGCAAATGTATTGTCGCCATAACGCGAACAATCCAAGCCCGCCCTCCGAAAGAGAGGATGCCAGTGACAGGGCTGTTAATTGTATTTGGAGTATCCAATATGCCCAGAGGTATCACCACAAATGGCAATGATCGTATTACAGGCACAGACCGGAATGAAAGATTGGAAGGCGCGAATGGTAACGATACACTGATCGGTGGAGGCGGTGCAGACACGCTGGTTGGCGACGATGGCAACGACCGTCTGATCGCAGCGAATGCCAAGGGGATTACGGGCCTGCGCGGGGGCGCTGGTGAAGATTACCTGTATGCCAGCATCCCAGGCAGCGGGCAGGTGCATATGTTCGGTGGGGACGGCGACGACACGCTTATTATGGATCTTAGCAAAGGGCCCGACAGATTTATCCGGGGTGAGCAGGCGAGGTATACCGGCCATCACGCTTATGGGGATGGGGGCGCGGATACATTCGCCTTTGTTAACGCAAGCGAGGCCAGCGGCGTTATTATCGGGCGCATAGATGATTTCAACGCTTCAGAAGACGTGCTGATGCTCGACGATGACGTGCTTGATCTGCACAATCCGCCAGATGACGTGCACCTGTTCGCCTTCAAAGACCAACAATGGATGCAGATTGGCGATAATGCTTACTTTGCACTGGAAGGTGCGCGCGAAGGGGGAGCTGAGCGGCATTTCCTAAGTGCAAGGGATCTTCAAGCGATGCTGCGGGCCAGTCAGGACCCTGACGCCAGTGTCAGGTTCATAGATCAGGTAAACGAAGTGCCCGCCAATTTGATCTCGCAATGGGCCAATTTCGACACGATACGTGGCATGGGGGACAGTGACAAAGAGGCAGATTTTTTTGGCTCGGCCGGAAATGACGCTGTCTATGATACCCGCGTTCGTAGCGCATCGATACCAGAGGATGTCACAAACAACCGGTTTGAGGGACTTGACGGTAACGACCTGATCAACGCAGGCAAGGGTTACGACACGCTATCAGGCGGTGCAGGCAGTGATAGTCTTGCAGGTGGGCTCGACGATGACCTGCTGATTGGCGGCACGGGCAACGACTTCCTTTTCGGCGGAAGCGAAAATGACACGATGCAAGGCGATTCAGGCGAAGATATGCTGGCAGGCGGCAGTGGCGAGGATTGGCTGGACGGCGGACAAGGTCATGACACACTACGCGGACAATCTGGGCGCGACACGCTGTTTGGTGGTGCGGGGCACGACCGGATGAGTGGGGGCGACGCCGCAGACCACCTTAGCGGCGACAGCGGAAACGACCGTATCTATGCCTCGGTCGGCAACGATCTGCTGCGCGGTGGAAGTGGTCGTGATACCCTTTGGGCGGGCACAGGTGATGATAGGCTCCACGGAGGCGGTTGGAATGATCGCATACACGGGCAACGTGGCGATGATACACTGACAGGTGGTCAAGGCAATGATGCGCTCTTCGGTGGCGCCGGCGACGATTGGATTCACGGCGGAAAGGATCAAGACCTGACGTGGGGCGGCACGGGTAAGGACATCTTCGCCTATTCCGATGAGGACTTGTTAAACTGGGTCGATCTTCAGGGTGATGCCGACATGCGCGCCCGTCAGATTGACCGAATTGAGGACTTTGAGATCGGAGAGGACAAAATTCTGCTATCAGGGTTTTCTCACACCGATGACATATCCGACCTAAACGCTACCTCTCTTGTACTTGACGGTAAAAGCTATGGCATGTTGTCTATTGAAGAGACTAATCAGCGCAGCCTTGTACAGCTTCAAAGGGAGGAAGACCTCGAAGAGCTAATGGATGACGATAATTTCGTCTTCTCCTAAAAATTCGAGATCCGCCCGCCTGACTTTTATTACAATCCTACGATAAGTGTCTCGCGGCTGCCCCGCCGATCTTGCCCGCCACACCTCTTGTGACCCAGTGGGTCCAGTGACTTTGGTCATGCGGGCTGCACTCTGCAACTAGACGCATCAGATAAAGTCAGTTTAATTGCTACCCGGATTTATACGACTGCCGCCGAAGAAGGTTGGTGATATGTTCATTATCTGCGCTAATTCTACCATGAACGCAGCCTAGGCCTAGCATTGGAAAAGGGACACAGCGCAGGGAGGTGATCCTGATAATCGGAAATTTCCTTAACCGATGAAAGCGCAACCTATTGGGCGAACCGCGCAAGGTTTTGGATCGAACGAAAGGTTATGCGCGATTCTGTAACAACAAGTAGGCGTGCGCGTAATATTGTGCCTCTCTCATCAGATATGAGTGGCTTGGGCTAATTAATGCGCACATAAATCTGCGCGAGTTGAGCGCATATAATTTCGCGTCACACCGCAAAGCTCCATGAAACACTCTGATCGGCCATTTGGCGGCGCAAACCGGACCTTGGTGCAATGCGTAGCTAACGGTCAAATGAACACTAACGATCCACGGCGATGATCGAAAATTTCGCGATTACAGCGTGGACAGATTCGACACGACCTGCCTAGAGCGGACATTAAACGATCATCGCTATGCCGCACCACAGCTTCCCCAAAGAGAGCATTAGGAATGGAAAGAAGCTTTTAGTGGTGTCGGGACTGCGATGCGGGCGAAGTTAGCTGGACACTTCTAAATTTTCCGCCACGGGTCTAAACAAGAGGCACAGCATCTCCGGAATGCCCCTACAAACAAACCAATGTGATACATGCTCATCTATACCTCCGACCATTCGCTATATTGTGCCAAGTTGCGCATCTTATTACGGCATAAGATGCTATTGTTTAGAGAAGTCCCGCCGCCGGGTGGAGGTGGTTCTTCCACATATCTGGCACTTGTGCCGTCAGGCAATTTACCCGCGCTCGTTGACGGGGACTTTACGCTGACAGATAGCGAAGCGATTGCCGAATATCTGGAAGAAAAATATCCGGAAATTCCAATGTTGCCGGACACGCTTGCCGCACGTGCCAGATCGCGGGAGCGCTCTCGGTTTGCGGATACGCGATTAGAACCTGCCTTGCGTCTGACATTCCCTCATGTTGATCCTAAAGTCCGTGATGCCGCAGCGATCAGTATAGCGCACGCGCAGATCAACCTGCGGCTGCACGGATTGGGCATCATGTTACAGCGACCGGAGCTGCCGCGTGACCGGCTCTGGATGGGTGATCCGGGCACGATTGTGACCCTTGAGTGGATCGCCCTTTTTGAAGGGACGGTTGTGCCCCGGCTGGAATGGCCTCAGGCAGTTCAGACCTACCGCTCAGACATGTTGAAGCACCAATCTGTAGCCACAGAACTTAAGGCCTATCGCCCTGCGATGCTCAATTACATGCAAGAAAAAGGCGCGCTGTAATTTGAGAAACTTGCGCCGTTATTGCAGGCGGCCAAAAGCGGCCCATGCCCGCGGGAGGTGGCAAAGCGGTGCAACAATCGAAAAACCGCCGTTCTGAGCCGATAGCAGAATGTGAAGAAATCGCCCGACCCTATACAACCGCAATAGGATTAACGTGAAGTCTAAGCCTCAACGAGCCGAATATCTAACGGAGCACCGCCATCTACGATCTTGAGCAAGCGGTCGATATTAGGATGTGCTCCAGGACGGTCCTTTGCATCTGCTGTATGTTCAGCAAAAACATCGAGGCCATGCACTGCAGCGTTCGCGTCCAGTGTGCCAAAAGACTGTTGAAGATACCTATATACGACGAGTGACCCCTGCTTGCCCGGCGCATTTTCAATGGATCCAACAAGAGTACCATCTTGATCAATAAGATCGATGCGCGCGAGGTTTTCAACAGACGGTAAAAGTTGCAAATTTTCCTTAAACGATACAGTTGGCTTAATCATCTCGATGTCCTTTAACGGGCGCCTTGGCTTCGTGTCGAACGACTTATATTCTGTGTCCCGAGCTTTGGGTACCTAAAAGTCTGTTGAAATCTTTTGCGTCCCCATAGGTCATGAATTTTGGCCCTTAGCTGCCATTTATGCCTCCCACGCATTCACTGAGCAGGCCCGCTTACTAACTTCTTACGCCCGAAAATAGCAGCGAATTCACTAGAATGGCGATCCTAAAATGGGTTCAGGATGCAGACTTTCGTGGCACTATATCGCGCCAGGAAAGCCTCAGGAAAGCTCTTTTATCGAAAGCATCAACTGAAAATTACGGGGCGAATGCCTCGTGGAAACGCTGTGGCCACATTAGGTGACGCTCGCGAAATGTGCGGCGACTGATAGTAGGATTACAATCGGAGTAGGCCACATTCAGCTCTAATTGACCTTACGCCAACGGGATTTTCGTAGAGAAAACGATGGATAAATTGGCCGCCTAAGGTCACAGATTTAACCCCAAGGACTCCGCGCAAAGCTGGAGAGAGATTGGGGCACAGGGCAGGCGTCTAGAGGCAACTGCTTGAGATACACACCTTATGTTCTCTGGCCTCCAGAAGTTTCCACAACTTGGCGAATACGTAAGCTTATGGAATACTCACTTGACACAGAACACTTCAGAGATGACCGTAACATACTGCTGAGTATGTTGTGTTTTAAATGAAGGGTGCCGCGGATCCGGAAAATTCAGCCGAGGCCTCGCATAACGAGATCTCTTGCGCCGCAGAGGTGACATGACTGAGCTTCGGAAAAAGGAAATGGCATCTTAGTGCAACTCAATTAGATTTAAGACGGAAAAGACAATATGACCGAAGCAATGATTGCAGATCTCGATCATCAGATCTCTCGAGATTTATTTGAAGAGCAGGCGGCAAAAGGAGCGAGTGCGTTGACTGCTATGTGCGCAGGCGCAGATGTTCCTGTTGCAATCATAATGCGCAATGATTTGGTACAACTTGAAATAATGCGCGCCGCAGCTTTGGCTGGAACCATTATTGTTGCGCTGAATTGGCACGGGGCCGTCGACGAAGTTGCCGCGATTTGCGACGACAGTGGTGCACGTTTTGTTATTATCCACCGCGATCTTATTGACGCGTTACGCCCTGCATTGGAGGGCCGGGTTGTGATTGGAGTCACACCTGGAGAGGGCCTGTGTAAAGCATATGAAATTGACAGTACTGCCGCGCATACAGACCCTGATACTCCAGAATGGGGCGATCTTGCACAGAAGCAGGCTCCTTTGACACAACGTGAAATGATGCGCCCCCTTAGGCGCTACACCTCCGGCTCAACGGGGACGCCCAAGGGAGTGGTTCGTATAGGATCGGGACCCCGTATAAACTTTGAAGACGTCTTGTCGCGCGTTGGTGCAGAGATGATGCAACTTAGGCCAGGGTCACGCTTCTTTACCGCCGCGCCAATCTATCATTCTGCGCCCTCGACACTGACAAGTGCTGCATTGATCGCGCCCGGTGTATCGACACTTGTTGCTGCAAAATTCGATCCCGAAGAGTTTTTAGCGACAATTCAATCGCATCGGATCACACATATTTATCTTGTTCCAACAATGATGAGCCTGATGCTGAAATTGCCTGAAGAGACTAAGGCGCGGTACGATCTGTCTTCCATCGAATACTGCGTCTCCACTGGCTCACCATGGCCTCACGACCTCAAGGCGGCAATGATCGAATGGTGGGGGCCTGTTTTTTGGGAAAGCTATGGCGCGACCGAAATTGGCTTTATGACTATGGCCTCCTCCCAGGATGCATTGGCAAAGCCTGGTACAGCAGGAAAAATG encodes the following:
- a CDS encoding NAD(P)H-dependent glycerol-3-phosphate dehydrogenase; this encodes MSISVLGGGAFGTALAIALSGQRPVTLWARDPADMQINRENKTRLPNCRFPDALTVTGDLAQALAAQTILLALPMQQLRGFIKTHAYMLAGKSLIACCKGIELSTGAGPVQIIAQEVPDAHAAILTGPSFAVDIARGLPTALTLAVADEVVAKALQAQLTTPALRLYRTKDTVGAELGGALKNVVAIACGTAMGAGMGESARAALMTRGYAEMQRMAAYRGADPDTLAGLSGFGDLTLTCTSEGSRNYRLGLSLGRGEVFDAGTTVEGAATAQAVAQVARQAGLDMPITMAVAGLLDKSLDVKAAVHSLLTRPLKEE
- a CDS encoding glutathione S-transferase family protein; translation: MLIYTSDHSLYCAKLRILLRHKMLLFREVPPPGGGGSSTYLALVPSGNLPALVDGDFTLTDSEAIAEYLEEKYPEIPMLPDTLAARARSRERSRFADTRLEPALRLTFPHVDPKVRDAAAISIAHAQINLRLHGLGIMLQRPELPRDRLWMGDPGTIVTLEWIALFEGTVVPRLEWPQAVQTYRSDMLKHQSVATELKAYRPAMLNYMQEKGAL
- a CDS encoding cation transporter — protein: MSDTFCIYVRNMSCDACAARAQKALDDVEGVEGASVTFTDKTAWFSVNSAKALKDAFAALEKAGYPGDLKEDEAASARRDAKENDATSLRRATLIATVLSLPVIVIETGSYFFPAMKAAIDNGIGIETSWQLQSVLSAIVLMGPGLRFFRRGITALLMLAPDVNTLIALAAGGAYLYSAAVLAAPDLFPDQLRAVYFGTACAVIVLTLARRWLRARSKSRAEAAVGN
- a CDS encoding COG4223 family protein gives rise to the protein MKNKAEETKIEDAVIVEAEVSKQAPLDTKPDVTGDPATEAEDVEVVEPSETHTEDEKTDETKPEDILAEEPEATPRNEHEAVHPAPVVARPPEQKSIFLPLVLGGIVAGVVGFMASEFDAFGKDDAAITNKLRSDLSSQQERIAALESAEPPTTSMASVDLTPIETQLSDIEGRLLALEERPAVAPSQVGDTGAAEVYAAELEALKQAAETQRGEIAALLSNAKTVEQATADAARIASGQTAIASILSAIDAGQPFADAVATLSALDIGEIDPALTANADSGVATLSALQSEFPDQARTALAAARASGGEEGQQGIGSFLKRSLGARSVVPREGNDPDAVLSRAEAAIKTGDLAVTLTELDALPEEAQAAIEGWRTAADARLATRTAADALAKRLTAD
- a CDS encoding heme biosynthesis protein HemY, with protein sequence MLWSLIKIIFFFCVVGALAWGAGYLLQADGGLQVRAFGQELNPGPLESVLLLVLLVFAVWIILKVLALLVAVWKFLNGDETALSRYFDRNRERRGFDALSEGMMALASGEGRVAMAKAAKAEKYLNKPELTNLLTAQAAEMAGDTRKAEEAYRKLIENEQTRFVGVRGIMKQKLAAGDNETALQLAEKAFALKPKHEETGDLLLRLQAEKEDWTGARKTLNTKLRNGQLPRDVHKRRDAVLALSEAKVIIDDSSSIEARETAIEANRMSPDLIPAAVMAAHGYIAQNKPRYATRVLKKAWEARPHPDLAAAFAAIAPDEAPPARIKRFAALTKINPTHPETRMLLSELHIANEDFPEARRALGDLVETDPDARSVTLMAVIERGEGASDTVVKGWLARAIAVPRGPQWICDNCQHIHNEWKPICENCSSFDTLEWKRPPLSEVATPTGVQMLPLIVGALGDSSGADGVPPVAEDVTIEDAQIIDDEVAPEAGNDRDTR
- a CDS encoding uroporphyrinogen-III synthase gives rise to the protein MAVPTLLLTRPSGGSHGFAAALDPSALARVRLLVAPLMEITGTLAALAPHDVQAAIFTSANGVDYAPDGRGRPAFCVGTVTTAEAKRRGWDAQLSGKNAHELIARLREMRPVMPLVHLGGAHTIGDIAETLTAEGITTRHIAIYQQTLLPLDPEAMEALKAPCIVPVFSLRSAAQLSSQAQGLLEHAHIIALSDSVACPFHNEKTAQCLILQSPQAIYMRKAVENLCWNLSLP
- the tsaD gene encoding tRNA (adenosine(37)-N6)-threonylcarbamoyltransferase complex transferase subunit TsaD translates to METTLLMSSLTILGIESSCDDTAAAVLRGHAGSADVMSSVVMGQTALHANFGGVVPEIAARAHAEKLDLCVVQALDKAGVGLEDIDAVAVTAGPGLIGGVVSGVMCAKGIALARDLPLYGVNHLAGHALTPRLTHGVAFPYLMLLVSGGHCQFLIVSGPDEFKRLGGTIDDAPGEAFDKVARLIALPQPGGPAIEACAFNGDASRFKLPRPLLDRAGCDMSFSGLKTAVLRQRDSLLVEAKLKSQDQADLAAGFQAAVVDVLSEKTRRAMAIYTPLTSTPAICVAGGVASNMAIRSAIQSIAAEFGAAFIAPPLALCTDNAAMIAYAALEQMGTRNPDGMALSARPRWPLDQTAPAMLGSGKKGAKA
- a CDS encoding calcium-binding protein, which gives rise to MPRGITTNGNDRITGTDRNERLEGANGNDTLIGGGGADTLVGDDGNDRLIAANAKGITGLRGGAGEDYLYASIPGSGQVHMFGGDGDDTLIMDLSKGPDRFIRGEQARYTGHHAYGDGGADTFAFVNASEASGVIIGRIDDFNASEDVLMLDDDVLDLHNPPDDVHLFAFKDQQWMQIGDNAYFALEGAREGGAERHFLSARDLQAMLRASQDPDASVRFIDQVNEVPANLISQWANFDTIRGMGDSDKEADFFGSAGNDAVYDTRVRSASIPEDVTNNRFEGLDGNDLINAGKGYDTLSGGAGSDSLAGGLDDDLLIGGTGNDFLFGGSENDTMQGDSGEDMLAGGSGEDWLDGGQGHDTLRGQSGRDTLFGGAGHDRMSGGDAADHLSGDSGNDRIYASVGNDLLRGGSGRDTLWAGTGDDRLHGGGWNDRIHGQRGDDTLTGGQGNDALFGGAGDDWIHGGKDQDLTWGGTGKDIFAYSDEDLLNWVDLQGDADMRARQIDRIEDFEIGEDKILLSGFSHTDDISDLNATSLVLDGKSYGMLSIEETNQRSLVQLQREEDLEELMDDDNFVFS